A window from Neoarius graeffei isolate fNeoGra1 chromosome 14, fNeoGra1.pri, whole genome shotgun sequence encodes these proteins:
- the LOC132897483 gene encoding gap junction delta-3 protein-like produces MADWGFLSELFGSLQAHSPMLGRFWLLLMLVFRMLILGTVASDMFDDEQGEFSCNTLQPGCKQVCYDHAFPISQYRFWVFHIVLISTPALVFLMYAMHHHKKYKALQGPTNSILEAKQKLHLKRLYLINVAFRMLSEVGFLIGQWKLYGFRVEAQFPCSHFPCPYTVDCFTSRPMEKTVFLLFYFVIGILSAVSSLAEFFHIIFKWFTKSRDGLKSSVKEDTEIQEKAGKRYMTQHENHQASALKPGRTKEMLQFPRTGRTERSRMNSSRKSSIGRKSLGENHQKSAELIV; encoded by the coding sequence ATGGCAGATTGGGGTTTTCTCAGTGAACTATTCGGCTCACTGCAGGCACACTCTCCCATGCTGGGTCGTTTCTGGCTGCTCCTCATGCTGGTCTTCAGGATGCTGATCCTCGGTACAGTGGCTAGCGACATGTTCGATGATGAGCAAGGGGAGTTTTCCTGCAACACATTACAGCCAGGATGCAAACAAGTTTGCTACGACCACGCTTTCCCTATTTCCCAGTACCGCTTTTGGGTCTTCCATATTGTGCTCATCTCCACCCCTGCTCTAGTGTTCCTCATGTATGCCATGCATCACCATAAAAAATACAAGGCTCTCCAAGGCCCCACCAACAGTATTCTGGAAGCAAAGCAGAAACTCCACCTCAAACGTCTCTACCTAATCAACGTGGCTTTCCGGATGTTGTCTGAAGTGGGGTTCCTTATTGGACAGTGGAAGCTGTATGGCTTTCGTGTCGAGGCTCAATTCCCCTGCAGTCACTTCCCTTGTCCCTACACTGTGGACTGTTTCACCTCCAGACCTATGGAGAAGACAGTCTTCTTGCTCTTCTACTTTGTCATCGGAATTCTTTCAGCTGTATCCAGCCTGGCTGAATTCTTTCACATCATCTTTAAGTGGTTCACGAAGAGTAGAGATGGCTTAAAGTCTTCGGTTAAGGAAGATACTGAAATTCAGGAAAAGGCTGGCAAGAGGTATATGACCCAGCATGAGAACCACCAAGCAAGTGCACTGAAGCCAGGCAGAACCAAGGAAATGCTGCAGTTTCCAAGGACTGGTAGGACCGAAAGGTCAAGAATGAACAGCTCAAGGAAATCCAGTATCGGACGCAAGAGCCTTGGAGAAAACCATCAGAAAAGTGCTGAACTGATAGTGTGA